A part of Botrytis cinerea B05.10 chromosome 2, complete sequence genomic DNA contains:
- the Bccox17 gene encoding Bccox17 — protein MYYLQSLLKDDIRHMNMSASAINMRMSLSLLQSSLPHLE, from the coding sequence ATGTACTATTTACAAAGCCTTCTAAAAGACGATATTCGACATATGAACATGTCAGCATCTGCAATCAACATGCGTATGTCTCTTTCTCTACTTCAAAGTTCCTTGCCCCATTTGGAGTGA
- the Bccox17 gene encoding Bccox17, protein MYYLQSLLKDDIRHMNMSASAINMPTSATSANMGVDLKPTGEVSAKPKPCCVCKDEKAARDECMLFSTAKDPQVACASMVEKYKSCMAGFGFNLP, encoded by the exons ATGTACTATTTACAAAGCCTTCTAAAAGACGATATTCGACATATGAACATGTCAGCATCTGCAATCAACATGC CTACATCGGCCACCAGCGCAAACATGGGCGTAGATCTTAAACCGACTGGCGAAGTTTCTGCAAAGCCCAAG CCATGCTGTGTATGTAAAGATGAGAAAGCTGCTCGAGACGAATGTATGCTATTCAGCACGGCCAAGGATCCGCAAGTAGCTTGCGCAAGTATGGTGGAAAAATACAAGAGTTGTATGGCTGGCTTTGGGTTCAATTTGCCATGA
- the Bctrm5 gene encoding Bctrm5 yields MNRLHTKSKPSQEMTKRYEIMEKSTITSNDQMSLFRPPVVRSAAGVLDRALFSKTISISAARLMNNKIISKCRSQLTKSKEMLLEDRVAPIRSDPDPDFAAKGGKCLLLNPKVKHDDPTTWSPILHEAVKAQELGVIPFDLTLGYDHWNYIDIMKSILPEDAQGEIPVGFAIVGHVAHLNLHDEYLPYKSLVAAVLMDKNPTIRTVINKIDDVGTVSEYRTFSYEVLAGEDNMNVEIREGDCTFRFDYSKVYWNSRLQTEHKRLVDLFEPGDVVCDVMAGVGPFALPAGKKGVFVWANDLNPDSYKAMKDAVIRNKVENFVHPFNEDGHKFIHQAADEILQLTATNQNTITIAPKRPSRSAPPSSQPPPPPKILTIPNTISHFVMNLPATAIDFLPSFHGVYHKSQHLFAPHTETKLPMVHVHCFAAKNEDNEAANIEICERVSEKLGMKIEQGDKYETKVWDVRDVAPKKRMFCVSFRIPEEVAFGERRG; encoded by the exons ATGAATCGCCTAcacacaaaatcaaaaccttCACAAGAAATGACAAAACGATATGAAATTATGGAG aaatcTACAATAACATCTAACGACCAAATGTCATTGTTTCGCCCACCCGTTGTGCGCTCCGCAGCGGGAGTACTCGATCGTGCTCTTTTTTCcaaaacaatatcaatttctGCAGCGAGACttatgaataataaaattatatcgaAATGCCGATCGCAATTGAcgaaaagcaaagaaatgTTGCTGGAAGATAGAGTCGCGCCTATACGATCGGATCCAGATCCAGACTTTGCGGCGAAAGGTGGAAAGTGTTTGCTTCTGAATCCTAAAGTAAAACATGATG ATCCTACCACTTGGAGTCCAATTTTACACGAAGCTGTAAAGGCACAGGAGTTGGGAGTCATCCCATTTGATTTGACTTTGGGTTACGATCATTGGAATTATA TCGATATCATGAAATCTATTCTTCCTGAAGACGCCCAAGGAGAAATTCCAGTCGGCTTCGCCATCGTCGGGCATGTTG CCCATCTCAACCTACACGATGAATATCTTCCATATAAATCTCTCGTTGCGGCAGTTCTTATGGACAAAAATCCCACCATTCGTACGGTCATCAACAAAATTGATGACGTGGGCACCGTGTCTGAATATCGGACTTTCTCGTACGAAGTGCTCGCTGGTGAAGACAACATGAATGTTGAAATCCGCGAAGGGGATTGCACGTTCCGATTCGATTACTCGAAAGTTTATTGGAATAGTAGATTGCAAACGGAACATAAGCGACTGGTGGATCTTTTTGAACCTGGGGATGTCGTTTGTGACGTTATGGCGGGGGTGGGTCCATTCGCCTTGCCAGCGGGAAAGAAAGGGGTTTTTGTGTGGGCAAACGATCTGAATCCGGATAGTTATAAGGCTATGAAAGATGCGGTCATTAGGAATAAG GTCGAAAATTTCGTTCATCCCTTTAACGAAGACGGCCACAAATTCATCCACCAAGCCGCCGACGAAATCCTCCAACTCACCGCCACAAACCAAAACACCATTACTATCGCTCCAAAACGTCCCTCGCGTAGTGCTCCTCCGTCAAGTcaaccacctccacctcccaaAATCCTCACTATTCCCAACACCATCTCCCATTTCGTAATGAACCTCCCTGCCACCGCCATAGATTTCCTTCCCTCTTTCCATGGCGTCTATCATAAATCTCAACACCTGTTTGCTCCACACACCGAAACAAAATTACCAATGGTGCATGTCCATTGTTTTGCGGCCAAGAACGAAGATAACGAGGCGGCTAATATAGAAATTTGTGAAAGGGTGAGCGAGAAATTGGGTATGAAGATTGAGCAGGGCGATAAGTATGAGACCAAGGTTTGGGATGTGAGAGATGTGGCaccgaagaagagaatgttCTGTGTTAGCTTCAGAATTCCAGAAGAGGTAGCCtttggagagaggagggggtAG
- the Bclsm2 gene encoding Bclsm2, with protein MLFFSFFKTLVDHEVTVELKNDIQIKGILKSVDQYLNIKLDDIQVVEELKYPHLSSVKNVFIRGSVVRYVHLPGGVIDTALLEDATRREAAQQATKGK; from the exons ATGTTGTTCTTCAG CTTCTTTAAAACCTTAGTAGATCACGAAGTTACGGTCGAGCTcaaaaatgatattcaaatcaaggGCATATTAAAGTCGGTAGACCAATACCTAAACATCAAGCTGGATGACATACAAGTGGTTGAGGAGCTGAAATACCCACATCTG TCATCGGTCAAGAATGTTTTCATAAGAGGAAGTGTCGTCAGATACGTACATCTTCCTGGCGGCGTGATTGACACAGCACTTTTGGAAGATG CTACTAGGAGAGAGGCTGCGCAACAGGCGACCAAAGGAAAATGA
- the Bcsec10 gene encoding Bcsec10, translated as MASLNSGSVRSLYPKGPSFTLENFSSKDFIVRDFVEELSESAIPINRRSGPAQPAFDAKPFIRTFESALQQLATLSDELEEKETDLLTSVRRAEIQHDQTLDTLGRKLDESIDSFESLDITLNNPNGTNGATTDRYGRPEAGGNIAVQIGERLEDLDKQRRRAMDANFLIQCWIEVSENGSLISLEDMIRRQGGGENKVRSAVIARQLMRMSQRLDPASWANGSKKANGITNGIVGYKGHNTREIIEKFSETLEKDLLKQFDNSYRRQNFDDMLECAKVLHDFNGGSSVIGTFVNQHQFFIDRSQLIAEEVTTDNETWEMLADPDSEPPGVEPSLQSLIDEIRAVMQEESFIIKRAFPFYEVVLIKFIQRIFQQSIQQRLEMVLEKADTISSLAFLRSLHASRTYINSLIEDLKAHGLTEHPEPCTAQTAQSLDQQLDELFVPYLVGNSYIDRERKSLEELFSSLLFKFTIYHSRRKKVPTGFMASLAQQGSQLLSSAKDAYIDRLDSSELTPTQKAMMLRVAGLRDLDNNKNEIEVTDEDGVISVANAKRMLKWLAEGVRRALEMGSGSDTPKDVSALLNLLLSSMGEVYIETALEAAADQAAAQENIKTEPDLAYLPSVRPAVIITNVMSRFINTVLIRLAETNTTVRRGMESQTKASVERIEKKANDIMRSTITVVLNWITRLLAGQKKTDFRPKDSDLGSIETLQTATCLAICNFLQRVAKNAAQAVDGQNLEVFSCELAISIRDMLFEHFKKFQVNATGGLMVTKDMSSYVSALKDWPLTKDITSEVEILGDIGNLFIVGAEALKEKSRAVLASGASKKLQKADFKAFVLKRDDSGSVGVQSVLAGL; from the exons ATGGCATCTCTTAATAGTGGCTCAGTGAGATCACTATATCCAAAAGGGCCAAGCTTCACTTTGGAAAACTTCTCAAGTAAAGACTTCATAGTGAGAGATTTTGTGGAAGAACTGTCCGAAAGTGCGATTCCGATAAACAGGCGCTCTGGTCCAGCTCAACCTGCATTTGATGCCAAACCATTCATAAGGACATTTGAAA GTGCCCTGCAACAGCTTGCGACACTTTCAGATGAGctagaggagaaggaaactGACCTCCTGACATCTGTTCGGCGGGCCGAGATACAGCATGATCAAACATTAGACACTTTAGGGCGCAAGCTGGATGAGTCAATTGATTCCTTTGAATCGCTCGATATAACACTAAATAACCCTAATGGCACGAATGGCGCAACTACAGATCGATATGGGCGACCGGAGGCAGGGGGAAATATTGCGGTCCAAATCGGAGAAAGACTCGAGGACTTAGACAAGCAGAGACGGCGTGCGATGGATGCCAACTTCTTAATACAATGCTGGATAGAAGTCAGCGAGAATGGGTCACTCATATCTTTGGAGGATATGATTAGACGGCAAGGTGGAGGGGAAAACAAAGTCAGATCTGCTGTTATCGCCAGGCAGCTAATGCGCATGAGCCAGAGATTAGATCCGGCATCTTGGGCTAATGGCTCGAAAAAAGCCAATGGAATTACAAACGGCATTGTCGGATACAAAGGCCATAATACTAGGGAAATTATAGAGAAATTCTCGGAAACTTTAGAAAAGGATCTTTTGAAACAGTTTGACAACAGTTATCGGCGCCAGAACTTTGATGATATGCTCGAGTGCGCAAAGGTCTTGCACGATTTCAACGGTGGATCTAGTGTTATTGGTACATTTGTCAATCAgcatcaattcttcatcgaCCGAAGTCAACTTATTGCAGAGGAAGTCACAACCGACAATGAAACGTGGGAAATGTTGGCCGATCCCGACTCTGAGCCCCCAGGAGTTGAACCTAGCTTGCAATCTCTCATTGATGAGATCAGAGCTGTCATGCAAGAGGAATCTTTCATTATCAAGCGAGCATTTCCATTCTATGAAGTTGTTCTCATCAAATTTATTCAGCGCATTTTCCAGCAATCTATACAGCAGCGTCTAGAGATGGTGCTTGAAAAGGCCGACACTATTTCTTCTTTAGCCTTCCTTAGGTCGTTGCATGCCTCAAGAACTTATATCAATAGCTTAATCGAAGACCTTAAAGCACATGGTCTTACAGAGCACCCCGAACCTTGCACAGCTCAAACTGCACAAAGTCTAGATCAGCAATTAGACGAACTATTCGTTCCATATCTGGTTGGcaattcatatattgatCGAGAGAGGAAGAGTCTAGAGGagctcttctcttcattgcTCTTTAAGTTTACTATCTACCATTCGCGGCGAAAGAAGGTTCCAACAGGTTTCATGGCTTCTTTAGCCCAGCAGGGAAGTCAGCTGTTATCCTCGGCAAAGGATGCATACATCGATCGTCTCGACTCGTCTGAACTCACCCCCACTCAAAAGGCTATGATGTTACGTGTTGCTGGCCTTCGAGACCTTGATAACAATAagaatgagattgaagtcacagatgaagatggtgtgATAAGTGTCGCGAATGCCAAACGTATGCTCAAATGGCTTGCGGAAGGTGTGCGACGAGcgttggagatgggaagtgGAAGCGACACACCTAAAGATGTCTCGGCTCTTCTAAACCTCCTACTTAGCAGCATGGGTGAGGTGTATATCGAGACAGCACTTGAGGCTGCTGCCGATCAAGCTGCCGCTCAAGAGAACATCAAAACTGAGCCTGATTTGGCGTATCTTCCCTCAGTGCGACCAGCAGTCATAATTACAAATGTGATGTCGCGGTTCATTAATACGGTACTCATACGCCTTGCAGAAACAAACACCACTGTTCGACGTGGAATGGAATCACAGACCAAAGCAAGTGTGGAGAGAATCGAAAAGAAGGCTAACGACATCATGCGCAGTACCATTACTGTGGTACTGAACTGGATTACAAGGCTGTTGGCAGGCCAGAAAAAAACGGACTTTCGACCGAAGGATAGCGATCTCGGTTCAATTGAGACCTTACAAACTGCGACCTGTCTTGCTATCTGTAACTTTCTCCAGCGTGTGGCTAAGAATGCCGCACAAGCTGTTGATGGGCAGAATCTCGAGGTGTTTAGCTGTGAGCTCGCGATCAGCATTCGAGACATGCTGTTTGAACACTTTAAAAAGTTCCAAGTGAATGCTACTGGTGGTTTGATGGTTACGAAAGATATGTCAAGTTATGTATCCGCGCTGAAAGACTGGCCATTAACAAAGGATATCACGAGCGAAGTGGAAATCCTTGGTGACATTGGCAACTTGTTCATCGTTGGAGCAGAAGCTCTTAAAGAAAAATCGAGAGCCGTGCTTGCAAGTGGGGCCAGCAAGAAGTTGCAGAAAGCAGACTTCAAAGCTTTTGTATTGAAGAGAGACGATTCGGGAAGCGTAGGAGTTCAAAGTGTGCTTGCAGGATTATGA
- the Bcnus1 gene encoding Bcnus1 yields the protein MTSKSKAIEAYREDAKGGHTLLTAEERRKLIEPLLPSDLPSRTSSIKSQSRSKSKSKSKSSSPKSRSHLGIRNFFRFQLHGLVYAVVHAVFSLYVRLRQAYHAVKDRIFAILFYHHRTPGLIQKDVKGLERLPEHVSVILNLEDGARGGAGLEALVDEVAEITAWCACVGIPMLSVYEKTGILKGYIPATHRAVVRKLASYFGPDHPALSMRAPHVPSMESSSATSTSDTLPGSLQHISVLLLSNEDGRDSLVDLTKTLTEMSQRGKIESNDISQELIDAEITESIMGEPNLLILFGPTIELSGYPPWQLRLTEIFHVQDNHGVGYQVFLQALYNYGNAQMRFGR from the exons ATGACTAGTAAATCTAAAGCAATTGAGGCGTACCGCGAAGATGCAAAAGGTGGTCACACCTTATTGACGGCAGAAGAACGAAGAAAGCTTATCGAG cCATTGCTCCCTTCCGATCTACCCTCGCGAacttcatcaatcaaaagccaAAGTAGATCTAAATCgaagtccaagtccaagtcgTCATCTCCCAAATCCCGCTCTCATCTTGGCATTCGCAATTTCTTTCGTTTCCAATTGCACGGATTAGTATACGCTGTTGTGCATGCAGTATTCTCGTTATATGTTAGATTGAGGCAAGCATATCATGCGGTTAAGGATCGCATATTTGCGATCTTATTTTACCATCATCGGACGCCAGGATTGATACAGAAGGATGTAAAGGGGCTAGAGAGATTACCCGAGCATGTCAGTGTCATATTGAATCTGGAAGACGGTGCAAGAGGAGGGGCGGGGTTAGAGGCTCTAGTCGATGAGGTAGCAGAGATCACAGCATGGTGTGCATGCGTAGGAATTCCAATGTTGTCGGTGTATGAAAAGACTG GAATCCTTAAAGGTTATATACCAGCAACGCATCGAGCAGTAGTGAGAAAATTGGCCTCATATTTTGGACCAGATCATCCAGCGTTGTCTATGAGAGCTCCCCATGTACCATCCATGGAATCCTCATCAGCTACGTCGACGTCTGATACACTTCCTGGCTCTTTACAGCATATTTCGGTGTTACTTCTTTCGAATGAAGATGGCCGGGATTCATTGGTTGACTTGACCAAAACGCTAACAGAGATGTCTCAACGAGGCAAAATTGAGTCAAATGATATTAGCCAAGAGCTCATTGATGCCGAAATTACGGAAAGCATCATGGGAGAGCCAAATCTCTTAATATTGTTTGGACCAACGATCGAACTATCCGGATATCCACCATGGCAATTGCGACTCACAGAAATCTTCCACGTGCAAGATAATCACGGAGTTGGATATCAAGTTTTCTTGCAAGCGTTATATAATTATGGTAACGCACAGATGAGGTTCGGAAGATAG
- the Bcpso2 gene encoding Bcpso2 gives MFRNPRENLTKSTESHLKPSTGRPPTPPGTPSIPRPVITMAPRSTNKPATPRPAKNSIMSAFDKQSSKKSATVKTPVRANGTILNFFKKVDNPLKDDDSLFVAQRSGVASHFPPRELSPGLDEDDLYGASEELIGERYNETERSVKKRKLSNSSKIEDFETSLTTPSIPTEPCSPPVESPLPAEKSKPAIRAPRRSGPFLDDSDSDGEFMEAPKTENQKQGRTHVKDKENGDTLKNGIAGLNIEKEPIVKDASVVSSTEILIPLEGSVFKPRKKVPVARAQAKWEALQPKSTRTISSSEDEEPETLKGSKYFDGTSKEKLESESEYEEPETVQVSKKAGSKEKSKGKRKRKSNPLPEVPALKQENKSVDTWATFEDMGEFPDEDLNGEEFLERKWMEEQNNLEPDEAQEDEDSFNGFDDDDGFNSNAGEGSVSACPLCGADLSSITPNQASMHVNACLDGKPIPLPTKIKAKANSESSGAKVVMPEVARNRFARKAAVPRPGQVNPIDLNNEGGSAFSKIMSGHAEDAAWANAADSEKSSRGKPAYQRTCPFYKIMPGLFICVDAFRYGAVKGCNAYFLSHFHSDHYIGLTSTWSHGPIYCSKVTGNLVKQQLKVDPKWVVSIEFDDKLEVPNTQGVSVIMIPANHCPGSSLFLFEKTTGGGQRPKVQRILHCGDFRACPAHIAHPLLMPNVVDSVNGKTKQQKIDVCYLDTTYLNPKYSFPSQDDVVKACADMCVSLSKEKAEESDAWETVKRERAGSKMTNFIKPSLKIEAEDSETPDTSSKSKEKARGRLLVVCGTYSIGKERIVLGIARALDCKIYATPGKMRICAALEDPELTSRLTSDPREAQIHMQMLMDLRPETLQDYLTGYKPHFTRVVGFRPSGWSYKPPNSRFVDSPPIHTILTAGNWRSEYNMGELVPQRGSTKEAQCFGVPYSEHSSFRELTMFVMGLRIEKVIPTVNVGSEIGRKRMKMWIDRWLTERRKHGILRFGNGKEEGMVQW, from the coding sequence ATGTTTCGGAACCCTCGAGAGAACTTAACTAAATCTACAGAATCCCATTTGAAACCCTCCACAGGTAGACCTCCTACGCCACCCGGCACTCCCTCAATTCCTCGACCGGTAATTACAATGGCCCCTCGAAGTACGAACAAACCGGCCACCCCGCGACCTGCCAAAAATTCCATTATGTCTGCTTTCGACAAGCAATCATCGAAGAAGAGTGCGACAGTAAAAACGCCAGTGAGAGCCAATGGCACCATCCtgaatttcttcaagaaagtAGACAACCCACTCAAAGACGATGACTCTCTTTTTGTAGCGCAAAGATCTGGCGTGGCATCACATTTTCCTCCTCGCGAACTCAGTCCAGGCCTGGATGAAGACGATTTGTACGGAGCTAGCGAAGAATTAATTGGTGAACGTTACAATGAGACCGAAAGGTCGGTCAAAAAGCGTAAACTTTCAAACAGTTCGAAAATTGAAGACTTCGAAACCAGTCTCACAACACCTTCAATACCAACTGAGCCATGTAGTCCTCCAGTCGAAAGTCCTTTGCCAGCTGAAAAATCGAAACCTGCAATCAGAGCACCACGTCGATCCGGGCCGTTCTTGGATGATTCCGATAGCGATGGAGAGTTCATGGAAGCCCCCAAGACTGAGAATCAAAAACAAGGACGAACACACGTAAAGGACAAGGAAAATGGAGATACTTTAAAGAATGGCATTGCAGGATTGAACATTGAGAAGGAGCCGATTGTCAAAGATGCCTCTGTCGTATCATCTACCGAGATACTCATACCTCTAGAAGGTAGCGTTTTCAAGCCCAGGAAGAAAGTTCCGGTTGCGAGAGCTCAAGCGAAATGGGAAGCATTACAGCCAAAAAGCACAAGGACCATATCATCATCGGAAGATGAGGAACCAGAAACGTTGAAAGGTTCAAAATACTTCGACGGCACGAGCAAAGAAAAACTAGAGTCGGAATCAGAGTACGAGGAGCCCGAAACAGTACAAGTCTCAAAAAAGGCTGGTAGCAAGGAAAAGAGCAAAGGAAAACGAAAACGGAAGAGCAATCCACTTCCAGAAGTTCCAGCCTTAAAGCAGGAGAATAAAAGTGTAGATACATGGGCAACCTTTGAGGATATGGGTGAATTTCCTGATGAAGATCTGAATGGTGAAGAATTTTTAGAGCGCAAATGGATGGAGGAACAAAACAACCTAGAGCCCGATGAAGCGcaggaagatgaagattcatTCAATGGATtcgacgacgatgatggcTTTAATAGCAATGCAGGAGAAGGAAGTGTCTCCGCTTGTCCTCTGTGTGGTGCGGATTTGAGCAGTATTACTCCAAATCAAGCCTCAATGCATGTCAATGCGTGTTTAGATGGAAAACCCATACCTCTACCaacaaaaatcaaagcaaaagcaaattcAGAATCAAGCGGTGCAAAAGTGGTAATGCCCGAAGTTGCTAGAAACCGTTTTGCCAGGAAAGCAGCAGTCCCAAGACCAGGACAGGTGAACCCAATTGATCTCAACAACGAGGGAGGATCTGCATTTTCCAAAATCATGTCAGGCCACGCAGAAGATGCTGCTTGGGCTAACGCTGCAGATAGTGAAAAGTCGTCTCGAGGAAAACCTGCATACCAGAGGACTTGCCCATTTTACAAGATCATGCCTGGGCTATTCATCTGCGTTGATGCATTCAGATATGGCGCAGTTAAAGGCTGTAATGCTTACTTCTTGAGTCACTTTCATAGCGATCATTACATTGGTCTAACTTCTACCTGGTCACACGGTCCTATATATTGCAGCAAAGTTACTGGCAATCTCGTCAAACAACAACTGAAAGTAGACCCAAAATGGGTTGTATCCATTGAGTTTGACGACAAGTTAGAAGTGCCCAATACACAGGGCGTTTCAGTAATAATGATTCCAGCTAACCACTGTCCTGGAAGCTCGCTTTTCCTCTTCGAGAAGACTACTGGTGGTGGCCAAAGGCCTAAAGTTCAACGCATTCTTCACTGTGGCGACTTTCGAGCTTGTCCGGCGCATATTGCCCATCCCCTTCTAATGCCTAACGTTGTTGACTCAGTCAATGGGAAGACCAAACAGCAAAAGATTGATGTCTGTTATCTTGATACTACATACTTGAATCCCAAATACTCATTCCCATCGCAAGACGACGTTGTAAAAGCTTGCGCAGATATGTGTGTCAGCCTCAGTAAAGAAAAGGCAGAAGAAAGTGATGCATGGGAGACAgtcaagagagaaagagcaGGATCCAAGATGACCAATTTCATCAAACCTTCTCTAAAGATTGAGGCTGAGGACTCTGAAACCCCAGATACATCTTCTAAAAGCAAGGAGAAAGCTCGAGGCCGCTTACTTGTTGTTTGTGGTACCTACAGTATTGGCAAGGAACGCATCGTACTTGGTATAGCTCGCGCTCTAGATTGCAAAATTTATGCAACTCCCGGGAAAATGCGTATCTGTGCCGCTTTAGAAGATCCCGAACTTACAAGTCGCCTGACATCAGACCCTCGAGAGGCACAAATTCATATGCAGATGCTCATGGATTTACGGCCCGAAACTTTACAAGACTACCTTACTGGCTATAAGCCTCATTTCACACGTGTTGTGGGGTTTCGACCAAGTGGTTGGAGTTATAAGCCACCGAATTCTAGATTTGTAGATTCTCCGCCGATTCACACGATTCTTACTGCTGGAAATTGGAGATCGGAATACAACATGGGAGAGTTGGTACCGCAGAGAGGAAGTACAAAGGAAGCGCAATGTTTTGGAGTACCGTATTCTGAACATAGCAGTTTCAGGGAGTTGACGATGTTTGTTATGGGtttaagaattgaaaaggTGATTCCAACTGTCAATGTCGGTAGTGAAATTGGGAGAAAACGAATGAAGATGTGGATTGATAGGTGGCTTACGGAGAGGAGAAAACATGGGATACtgagatttggaaatgggaaggaagagggaatGGTTCAGTGGTAG
- the Bcrna1 gene encoding Bcrna1, which translates to MTTATKIFSLEGKGLKLDSAADVEPHIKTLREMKDVEEVRFLGNTLGVEACRVIGEVLGEKTNLKIANLADIFTGRLLNEIPQALSSLLTALLKLPNLHTVNLNDNAFGLNTQAPLVAFLSSHTPLQHLILNNNGLGPHAGVLIADALSALHAKKVEARAAGKQVPDLETVICGRNRLENGSMTAWAKAYSLHTGVKEVKMVQNGIRQEGISHLLSEGLRYAKGIEILDLQDNTFTITGSKALARVVGGWANIQELGVGDSLLGGKGSVIFAEALKKGRNTKLEILRLQFNDIGVKGLTVFTAAAKEALPKLKKIELNGNKFDEDHDCIVELKELLEERKEKLAGEIIIEDDWGLDDLEDLEGESDEESDEDEEEEEQEEQREQLIHDAEEAQEGEPVAQREDKDVDDLAKVLGKNLQV; encoded by the exons ATGACTACCGCAACAAAAATCTTCTCGCTGGAAGGAAAGGGATTGAAATTGGATTCCGCCGCCGATGTCGAGCCGCATATTAAGACACTGAGGGAGATGAAAGATGTGGAGGAAGTGAGATTTTTGGGAAACACCTTGGGCGTTGAGGCTTGTAGGGTGATCGGAGAGGTTTTGGGAGAGAAGACAAATCTGAAG ATTGCAAACCTGGCGGATATATTTACTGGACGATTGCTTAACGAAATTCCACAAGCTCTTTCATCTCTCCTTACTGCCCTGCTCAAGCTCCCAAATTTGCATACGGTCAATTTGAATGACAATGCCTTTGGACTCAATACTCAAGCTCCACTCGTCGCATTCCTTTCTTCGCACACTCCACTTCAAcatctcatcctcaataATAATGGACTGGGACCTCATGCCGGTGTTTTGATTGCAGATGCACTTAGCGCATTACACGCAAAGAAAGTCGAGGCACGTGCGGCAGGAAAACAAGTTCCAGATTTGGAAACTGTCATTTGCGGACGCAACAGATTGGAGAATGGAAGTATGACTGCTTGGGCAAAAGCATATAGCTTGCATACCGGTGTAAAGGAAGTCAAGATGGTACAGAATGGCATTCGACAAGAGGGAATTAGTCACTTGTTGAGTGAAGGTTTGAGATATGCGAAGGGCATTGAGATTCTCGACCTACAAGACAACACTTTTACAATTACGGGCTCAAAGGCTTTGGCTAGGGTCGTAGGAGGATGGGCCAATATCCAGGAGTTGGGTGTTGGAGATTCCTTGTTGGGTGGAAAGGGAAGTGTCATTTTTGCAGAGGCTTTGAAGAAGGGCAGAAACACCAAGTTGGAGATTTTGAGGTTACAGTTCAACGATATCGGAGTAAAGGGTCTAACAGTCTTCACCGCCGCTGCGAAGGAGGCTCTaccaaaattgaagaagattgagttGAATGGGAACAAATTCGACGAGGATCATGACTGCATTGTGGAATTGAAGGAGTTAttagaggaaagaaaggagaagttgGCGGGTGAGATAATCATTGAGGATGATTGGGGTCTTGACgatttggaggatttggaaggagagagtgatgaagagagtgatgaggatgaagaagaggaagaacaagAGGAGCAAAGAGAACAATTAATCCACGATGCAGAGGAAGCTCAAGAAGGAGAACCTGTTGCACAAAGAGAGGACAAGGATGTCGATGACCTCGCAAAGGTTCTTGGCAAAAACCTCCAAGTCTGA
- the Bcrpc25 gene encoding Bcrpc25, whose protein sequence is MFILTKIADLVQIAPQDLGKNASQAIEDNINLKYANKVIQKIGLCICFYDLLSASEGLIGHGDGLVNVNVEFRIVVFRPFKFEIMTGRISSSIESGIRVRTHFFDEIFVPAKMLPEGSHFNHNEQVFVWETEEGTQLYFDNQETVRFRVDSEQWNDQAPLGPEKQDDSEESRVIEAPYKIVASMEEVGLGPCLWWD, encoded by the exons ATGTTCATTCTC ACCAAAATTGCCGATTTAGTTCAGATCGCGCCTCAAGATTTGGGGAAAAATGCTAGTCAAGCAATTGAGGATAACATCAACCTTAAATATGCCAACAAGGTGATCCAGAAGATTGGTCTTTGTATCTGCTTTTATGATCTTCTCTCGGCTTCAGAGGGTTTGATTGGTCATGGTGATGGTCTTGTAAATGTCAATG TTGAATTTCGCATCGTCGTGTTCAGAcctttcaaatttgaaatcatGACAGGAAGAATCAGCAGTTCTATTGAGAGTGGTATTAGAG TTCGCACTCACTTCTTTGATGAAATCTTCGTTCCCGCAAAAATGCTACCAGAGGGCTCACACTT TAACCACAACGAGCAAGTTTTTGTCTGGGAGACTGAAGAAGGTACACAACTTTACTTCGACAACCAGGAAACAGTGCGATTTCGGGTCGACTCTGAGCAATGGAATGATCAAGCACCATTGGGTCCCGAAAAGCAAGATGACAGTGAGGAATCACGAGTAATTGAAGCGCCTTACAAGATAGTAGCTTCGATGGAAGAAGTTGGATTGGGACCTTGCTTATGGTGGGACTAA